In Marinomonas posidonica IVIA-Po-181, a single window of DNA contains:
- the urtD gene encoding urea ABC transporter ATP-binding protein UrtD: protein MKAIDQSIQGFRETFRRDLVWPFLAPEKITNVDVSNQMILYVEGLNLSFDGFKALNDLNLYIKDGELRCLIGANGAGKTTLMDVITGKTTPDSGSVFFGQTHNLLSKDEADIAQLGIGRKFQKPTVFEEQTVFDNLELSLKTDKRVIQTLFSRLSPTEMDRIDEVLNIIGLKEQCFMKAGALSHGQKQWLEIGMLLVSDPRLLLIDEPVAGMTAQETERTAELLTSLAGERTVIVVEHDMEFVRSIARTVTVLHQGSVLAEGSMDQIQSNQDVIQVYLGEDAMEAEL, encoded by the coding sequence ATGAAGGCCATTGATCAGTCTATTCAAGGTTTTAGAGAGACGTTTCGACGTGATTTGGTGTGGCCCTTTTTAGCGCCGGAAAAGATCACGAACGTGGATGTATCAAACCAAATGATCCTATATGTAGAAGGGTTGAATTTAAGCTTTGATGGTTTTAAAGCATTGAACGACCTGAATTTATACATAAAAGATGGCGAATTGCGCTGTTTGATCGGTGCCAATGGTGCAGGCAAAACCACCTTGATGGATGTTATAACGGGTAAAACCACGCCAGACTCCGGTTCTGTTTTCTTTGGGCAAACGCATAATTTATTGAGTAAGGACGAGGCCGACATCGCGCAGTTAGGCATTGGCCGGAAATTCCAAAAGCCGACAGTGTTTGAAGAGCAGACTGTGTTCGACAATTTGGAGTTGTCTTTGAAAACCGATAAGCGAGTGATTCAGACGTTATTTTCTCGTTTGTCGCCAACAGAAATGGATCGCATTGATGAAGTGCTGAACATTATTGGATTGAAAGAGCAGTGTTTTATGAAAGCAGGGGCTTTATCCCATGGTCAGAAACAATGGCTAGAAATTGGCATGCTCCTTGTATCAGATCCTAGGCTGTTATTAATCGATGAACCTGTTGCAGGTATGACGGCGCAGGAAACAGAGCGAACGGCTGAGTTATTAACATCACTGGCTGGAGAGCGAACGGTGATTGTGGTGGAGCATGACATGGAGTTTGTGCGCAGCATTGCTCGTACGGTGACGGTATTACACCAAGGGTCGGTTTTGGCGGAAGGGAGCATGGATCAGATTCAAAGTAATCAGGATGTGATCCAAGTGTACTTGGGCGAAGACGCGATGGAGGCTGAGCTGTGA
- the urtE gene encoding urea ABC transporter ATP-binding subunit UrtE encodes MISMKKVSQLYGGTQILWDLDLDIEPGSITCIMGRNGVGKTTLMKAIMGLLPIKRGEILMAQDALHKQSAEQRAYAGIGYVPQGRDIFPMLTVEENLRIGLPVKKRKDIPEKVFELFPVLKEMLHRRGGDLSGGQQQQLAIGRALVLEPKVLILDEPNEGIQPNIVKQIGDVILKLNAEENLTVILIEQKLGFARRVGKEFRLMEKGRIVAADKMENLNDELIKQYLAV; translated from the coding sequence GTGATTAGTATGAAGAAAGTCAGCCAGCTGTATGGTGGCACGCAAATTTTGTGGGATCTGGACTTGGACATAGAGCCCGGCTCGATTACCTGCATTATGGGTCGCAATGGGGTTGGGAAAACCACCTTAATGAAGGCCATTATGGGCTTGTTACCGATTAAGCGCGGCGAAATTTTAATGGCACAAGACGCATTACATAAACAAAGTGCGGAGCAACGTGCCTATGCGGGAATCGGCTATGTGCCACAGGGGCGCGATATTTTCCCGATGTTAACGGTAGAAGAAAATTTGCGCATAGGTTTGCCGGTCAAGAAACGAAAAGACATTCCTGAAAAGGTGTTTGAACTGTTTCCTGTGTTAAAGGAAATGTTGCATCGCCGAGGGGGCGATTTATCCGGTGGCCAACAACAGCAGTTAGCCATTGGTCGGGCGTTGGTGCTGGAGCCAAAAGTGCTCATTTTAGATGAGCCAAATGAAGGTATTCAGCCCAATATCGTGAAACAAATTGGTGATGTTATTTTGAAATTAAATGCGGAAGAGAATCTTACGGTGATTTTGATTGAACAAAAATTGGGCTTTGCTCGTCGTGTCGGCAAAGAATTTCGTTTGATGGAAAAGGGGCGAATTGTGGCCGCTGATAAAATGGAAAACCTCAACGACGAATTGATTAAGCAGTATTTGGCGGTATGA
- the urtC gene encoding urea ABC transporter permease subunit UrtC has protein sequence MSSLISWFKAGRTSGQYTLPFVVILLSMTVLASVANLLLPQESIFYVSTYSITLLGKYLCYAMLALAVDIIWGYCGILSLGHGAFFALGGYAMGMYLMRQIGDRGVYGNPILPDFMVFLDWQELPWFWLGMDQFWFAMIMAVVVPGLLAFVFGWLAFRSRVTGVYLSIMTQALTYALLLSFFRNEMGFGGNNGLTDFKEILGFDLQSDLTRVALFITTALLLALVLLVSQRILSSRLGKVTLAVRDSEARTRFIGYRTERYKVWLFVYSAVIAGIAGALYVPQVGIINPGEFSPINSIEIVIWVAVGGRGTLIGAIIGALLVNYAKTRFTAIMPDGWLFALGALFVLVTLFLPKGLIGLYGQIQSKRQASVTQEASK, from the coding sequence ATGAGTTCATTAATCAGCTGGTTTAAAGCTGGCCGAACGTCTGGCCAATATACCTTACCTTTTGTGGTGATCTTGTTATCCATGACGGTACTGGCTTCGGTGGCGAATCTGCTGCTACCACAGGAGTCCATTTTTTATGTCAGTACCTACAGCATTACCTTGCTGGGTAAATACCTCTGCTATGCCATGTTGGCGTTGGCGGTGGATATTATCTGGGGGTACTGCGGCATTTTAAGTTTGGGGCACGGTGCTTTTTTTGCCTTAGGCGGTTATGCCATGGGCATGTATTTAATGCGCCAAATTGGTGATCGGGGCGTTTATGGTAACCCGATTTTGCCCGATTTTATGGTGTTTCTTGATTGGCAGGAATTGCCGTGGTTCTGGCTGGGGATGGACCAGTTCTGGTTTGCCATGATCATGGCGGTTGTAGTGCCTGGGTTGCTGGCTTTTGTGTTTGGTTGGTTGGCGTTTCGCTCACGAGTCACAGGGGTGTACTTGTCCATAATGACGCAAGCTTTAACTTATGCACTATTATTGAGCTTTTTTCGCAATGAAATGGGCTTTGGTGGTAACAATGGGTTAACCGATTTTAAAGAAATTCTCGGTTTTGATTTGCAATCCGACCTCACTCGAGTGGCGTTGTTTATAACCACCGCTTTGTTGTTGGCGTTGGTGTTATTGGTGAGTCAGCGCATTTTGTCTTCTCGTTTGGGTAAGGTGACGTTGGCCGTCAGAGACTCGGAAGCCCGTACTCGTTTTATTGGCTATCGCACGGAGCGTTATAAAGTCTGGTTGTTCGTTTATTCGGCGGTAATTGCCGGGATTGCTGGTGCCTTATATGTGCCACAGGTGGGGATTATCAATCCTGGGGAATTTTCCCCTATTAATTCCATTGAGATCGTTATTTGGGTCGCCGTAGGTGGCCGAGGCACGCTGATCGGCGCCATTATCGGTGCGTTATTGGTTAATTACGCTAAAACCCGTTTTACCGCGATTATGCCGGATGGTTGGTTATTTGCCTTGGGCGCTTTGTTTGTCTTAGTGACCTTGTTTTTACCAAAAGGCTTGATTGGATTGTACGGACAGATTCAATCGAAGCGCCAAGCCAGTGTGACACAGGAGGCTTCAAAATGA
- the urtB gene encoding urea ABC transporter permease subunit UrtB has product MNRILRLCLCFLVLTIPSLSLAVETQSLLQQLTKAKLSQMPNMLEQLEAQGDETLLPIFRAWLGGNLYYKRDDRQLLVKQKINSSTLYVDAFNQQVQADLTSKKVRKIKVNNKLRGLLRGTIARLQLTSKNTELRQAAVRELMADLDAETFNTLEDLYPNEPNASVQEMMQTALSLYVAKDSQHSQSVRLSAIEFLAQSLENDVRNGLIELTQDTNAVVASAAQKALNKINQSVERYAFVDQLFFGLSLGSVLLLASIGLAITFGVMGVINMAHGEMIMLGAYTTYVVQLIMPNYIDYSIWVAIPAAFLVSGLMGVVIERLVICRLHGRPLETLLATFGISLILQQLVRTIFSPLNRQVSTPSWMSGSWEINPVLSLTLNRLYILAFALLVFIALVLILKKSALGLNVRAVSQNRNMAKAMGVKTEWVDAMTFGLGSGIAGIAGVALSQLTNVGPNLGQAYIIDSFMVVVFGGVGNLLGTLVAAFTLGIANKFLEPTTGAVLAAILVLVFIILFIQKRPKGLFPQKGRAAE; this is encoded by the coding sequence GTGAACCGTATTTTACGTCTCTGTTTGTGTTTTCTGGTGCTCACCATACCCAGTTTAAGTCTGGCGGTTGAGACACAGAGCTTGCTACAGCAGTTAACCAAGGCCAAATTATCGCAAATGCCAAACATGCTTGAGCAGCTTGAAGCACAAGGAGATGAGACGTTGTTGCCTATTTTTAGGGCTTGGCTGGGTGGAAATTTGTATTATAAACGTGACGATCGCCAGCTGTTGGTAAAACAAAAAATCAATTCAAGTACGCTTTATGTGGATGCGTTTAATCAACAAGTACAAGCGGATCTTACCAGTAAGAAAGTCCGCAAAATTAAAGTGAATAATAAATTAAGAGGCTTGTTGCGAGGCACCATTGCGCGTTTGCAGCTGACTTCAAAGAACACCGAATTACGTCAAGCGGCTGTTCGTGAGTTGATGGCGGACTTGGATGCCGAGACCTTTAACACCTTAGAAGATTTGTATCCCAATGAACCCAATGCATCGGTACAGGAAATGATGCAGACGGCCTTGTCACTGTATGTCGCGAAGGACTCTCAACACAGTCAGAGTGTGCGTTTATCGGCCATTGAGTTTCTTGCTCAGAGTTTGGAAAACGATGTGAGAAATGGGCTGATTGAATTAACCCAAGACACCAACGCCGTCGTCGCCTCGGCGGCGCAGAAAGCGCTGAACAAGATTAATCAGAGTGTTGAACGTTATGCTTTTGTTGACCAGCTGTTCTTTGGCCTGAGCCTTGGCTCAGTACTTTTGTTGGCGTCGATTGGTCTGGCGATCACCTTTGGGGTGATGGGCGTGATTAATATGGCGCACGGTGAAATGATCATGTTGGGTGCTTACACCACTTATGTGGTGCAGCTGATTATGCCGAATTACATTGATTACTCAATTTGGGTAGCGATTCCTGCGGCCTTTCTGGTTTCTGGCTTAATGGGGGTCGTCATTGAACGACTGGTGATTTGTCGATTGCATGGTCGTCCTTTGGAAACCTTGTTGGCGACCTTTGGTATCAGTTTGATTTTGCAGCAACTTGTCCGAACCATTTTCTCTCCTCTAAACCGTCAAGTGTCGACGCCGAGCTGGATGAGTGGCTCATGGGAAATTAATCCTGTTTTGTCCCTTACTTTGAACCGATTGTACATTTTGGCCTTCGCGCTTTTAGTGTTCATTGCTTTGGTGCTGATACTGAAAAAAAGTGCCCTGGGTTTGAATGTTCGAGCGGTGTCGCAAAACCGCAATATGGCCAAAGCCATGGGGGTGAAAACCGAGTGGGTAGATGCTATGACCTTTGGTTTAGGATCTGGCATTGCCGGCATCGCTGGGGTGGCGTTATCGCAATTGACCAATGTTGGTCCCAATCTAGGCCAAGCTTACATCATTGATTCCTTTATGGTGGTGGTCTTTGGCGGGGTGGGTAACTTGTTGGGTACCTTGGTGGCCGCGTTTACCTTAGGCATTGCCAATAAATTCCTTGAGCCAACCACGGGGGCTGTCTTGGCCGCCATTCTGGTGTTGGTGTTTATCATCTTATTTATTCAGAAACGTCCTAAAGGACTGTTCCCACAAAAAGGGAGGGCCGCAGAATGA
- a CDS encoding urease subunit gamma: protein MELLPREKDKLLVFTAALLAERRLNRGLQLNYPEAMAFITMEIIEGARDGKSVAELMAYGKTLLTIDQVMDGVADLIHEVQVEATFPDGTKLVTVHNPIN, encoded by the coding sequence ATGGAATTACTACCGAGAGAAAAAGACAAACTATTGGTCTTTACCGCCGCGTTACTAGCGGAACGGCGGTTAAATCGCGGTTTACAATTGAATTACCCTGAGGCGATGGCATTCATCACGATGGAAATTATTGAGGGTGCCCGAGACGGTAAGAGTGTCGCGGAACTAATGGCTTACGGTAAAACATTGTTGACCATAGACCAAGTGATGGATGGGGTGGCAGACCTGATTCATGAGGTGCAAGTGGAAGCGACATTTCCAGATGGCACCAAGTTAGTGACAGTACATAACCCGATTAATTAG
- a CDS encoding urease accessory protein UreD: MTLALVEVEEKLSVSQWQAYLRLGFTYGARGTVLKTCDHKGPLYVQKPFYPEGKDTAHVYLLHPPGGLVSGDELIIESRQQPNTHVLVTTPGAGRVYRARPDRTLQSQTTYLKVPKDAILEWLPQETILYPDANTRLVNQVNLERGARFIGWEITCFGLPANQLDFAQGQADQTFQISINGRLRLRERLLIHPKEDGLMAAKAGLQGYPVNGFMVAGTLDALSDEDLGALRSLCEEFDGLAGVSLVDEFVVIRSLNADSEKMKRLFIRCWQILRPALIHRQACAPRIWAT; this comes from the coding sequence ATGACGCTGGCATTAGTAGAAGTAGAAGAAAAGCTTTCAGTGAGTCAGTGGCAAGCGTATTTGCGGTTAGGTTTTACCTATGGTGCCCGCGGGACAGTCTTAAAAACTTGTGACCACAAGGGGCCACTGTATGTGCAGAAGCCTTTTTATCCTGAAGGCAAAGACACGGCACATGTGTATTTATTGCATCCTCCGGGCGGTTTGGTGTCGGGGGACGAGTTGATCATTGAATCACGACAGCAGCCGAACACTCATGTGCTGGTCACCACACCAGGCGCTGGGCGAGTGTATCGTGCTCGACCCGACCGCACGCTGCAATCTCAAACAACCTACCTAAAGGTGCCAAAAGACGCCATCTTAGAGTGGTTGCCACAGGAAACAATTCTCTATCCCGATGCGAATACTCGCTTGGTCAATCAAGTTAATCTGGAACGTGGAGCTCGTTTTATTGGCTGGGAAATAACCTGCTTTGGCTTACCTGCGAACCAGTTGGATTTTGCTCAAGGTCAGGCAGATCAAACTTTTCAGATTAGCATTAATGGGCGATTGAGATTACGTGAGCGCTTACTTATCCATCCCAAAGAGGATGGTTTAATGGCGGCCAAAGCGGGATTACAAGGGTATCCGGTCAATGGTTTTATGGTGGCAGGGACTTTGGATGCATTAAGCGATGAAGATTTAGGGGCGTTACGTTCATTGTGTGAAGAATTTGATGGCTTAGCGGGTGTGTCCCTAGTGGATGAGTTCGTCGTCATACGCAGTTTGAACGCTGACAGTGAAAAAATGAAGCGTTTGTTTATAAGGTGTTGGCAAATACTCAGACCAGCATTAATACATCGACAAGCGTGTGCGCCAAGAATTTGGGCGACGTAA